A window of Streptomyces sp. NBC_01142 genomic DNA:
TGACGCCCATGATGGTGAGTCCTCCCCTAGGTTCTGCGGCGGTCGAGGCACGTCCGGCGCCGCACGGACGTGTGCGGCGCCGGAGGCGGAGATGCTGCCGGCTCAGACGTTCACACCGAAGTCCTGCGCGATGCCGCGCAGGCCGGACGCGTACCCCTGGCCGATGGCGCGGAACTTCCACTCCGCGCCGTTGCGGTACAGCTCGCCGAAGACCATCGCGGTCTCGGTGGAGGCGTCCTCACTGAGGTCGTACCGCGCGAGCTCGTTGTTGTCGGCCTGGTTGACGACGCGGATGAAGGCGTTGCGCACCTGGCCGAAGGACTGCTGGCGGCTCTCTGCCTCGTAGATGGAGACCGGGAACACGATCTTGTCGACCTCGGCGGGCACGCCCGCCAGGTTCACCTTGATCTGCTCGTCGTCGCCCTCGCCCTCACCCGTGAGGTTGTCACCGGTGTGCTCGACCGAGCCGTCGGGGCTCCTGAGGTTGTTGAAGAAGACGAAGTTGCCGTCGTTGGCGACCTTGCCCTCGGCGTTGGTCAGCAGGGCGCTGGCGTCGAGGTCGAAGTCATTGCCGGTGGTGGTCCGGACGTCCCAGCCCAGACCGACGGTGACCGCGGTCAGGTTCGGTGCGGCCTTGGTCAGCGAGACGTTGCCGCCCTTGCTGAGGCTGACTCCCACGAGTCCCTCCTTGGTTGTCAGGGGCAGCGCCCCCGTCGTGCGTTGCATCGGATCAACGACTGGATCCTAGTGACCGGTTCCCGCGCAAAACAGGCCTTTGCGCATCGGCCGGCCCGGCCCGGGAGAATCCGGCCCGCCAGAATCGGCCCAGCAGATCGGGCCGGGAGAACGGCCCGGGAGAATCGGGC
This region includes:
- a CDS encoding TerD family protein, with amino-acid sequence MGVSLSKGGNVSLTKAAPNLTAVTVGLGWDVRTTTGNDFDLDASALLTNAEGKVANDGNFVFFNNLRSPDGSVEHTGDNLTGEGEGDDEQIKVNLAGVPAEVDKIVFPVSIYEAESRQQSFGQVRNAFIRVVNQADNNELARYDLSEDASTETAMVFGELYRNGAEWKFRAIGQGYASGLRGIAQDFGVNV